Proteins encoded in a region of the Ornithodoros turicata isolate Travis chromosome 3, ASM3712646v1, whole genome shotgun sequence genome:
- the LOC135389052 gene encoding protein AF-9-like isoform X3, with amino-acid sequence MTSPTKSIEVKLELGHRAVLRSKPTAEGFTHDWTVFVRGPEGCNIQHFVDKVVFLLHDSFPKPKRVLKEPPYQVSESGYAGFNMPIEVYFRTREDPKKVKFVYDLYLSLDGTPISNIRCEKLTFHNPPDDFCHKLLKAGGTESNRSGSSTSPAPPSTNASNSPKVKERQRSEGHKKPRLSTDMGKSPSVEPTPSPLPPPVPSPQPPTPSQPFTELFGTPIKRDQLVEKPSKNKDSKSSQKSKSSKSHGSSSAVLPKPPASSLPSKEHKSSSKDKERHKESSKEKSRDKERDREKVRESKPIPSENVDAKPVVADSEKKPEKEQKHKDKTKEKSKSKSKDRSSKDTSSKSNTESKSKDPASRSSSLTIPSRRPSSPPADPPPKKPRPPSPPPEREKKKKESRSSSHPLKESPKKPPPLIPPISDPTPERRLSEADMDLSLTPSPKPFLPSSPPLSRDESPSPTLPPVPPSSLLNPKQEVHPGKAEPISPTPKGRGPVPSPGPPPPSSPGAVPASTARGPLNALMMEMEQEDLLSPLSSPSASSPEHHQRTSAAAHGVTPDESVRRVENNLVSRSGEHIKELKELKSRILNLNDPHRLQAVVDLVEETGLYKMTSATFDFDLCALDPMTLDKLQDCLNGR; translated from the exons ATGACATCGCCTACCAAG TCTATTGAAGTTAAATTGGAGCTGGGACACCGAGCTGTACTTCGAAGTAAGCCCACCGCCGAAGGTTTCACGCACGATTGGACAGTATTTGTCCGAGGTCCCGAAGGGTGTAACATCCAGCACTTTGTTGACAAGGTCGTCTTCCTCCTGCATGACAGCTTTCCCAAACCTAAACGAG TGCTCAAGGAACCACCGTATCAGGTCTCGGAAAGTGGCTATGCGGGTTTCAACATGCCCATCGAGGTGTACTTCAGGACGAGAGAGGACCCCAAGAAGGTCAAGTTTGTGTACGACCTCTACCTATCCCTCGACGGAACACCCATCTCAAACATCCGCTGCGAGAAGCTCACCTTTCATAACCCGCCCGACGACTTTTGTCACAAGTTGCTCAAAGCTGGAGGG ACGGAGTCCAACCGCAGTGGCTCCAGCACATCGCCCGCTCCTCCGTCTACAAACGCCTCTAATTCGCCGAAGGTGAAGGAGCGACAACGGAGCGAGGGCCACAAGAAGCCGCGCCTCTCAACC GATATGGGAAAGAGCCCTTCTGTAGAACCCACCCCTTCTCCTCTTCCTCCGCCTGTTCCCTCACCACAACCACCCACTCCTAGTCAGCCATTCACCGAGCTGTTTGGGACGCCAATCAAGAGGGACCAGCTTGTCGAAAAACCATCCAAGAACAAG GATTCCAAAAGCTCTCAGAAGTCAAAGTCCAGCAAGAGCCACGGCAGCAGTAGTGCCGTTCTCCCGAAGCCACCGGCGTCATCCTTACCATCAAAAGAACACAAGAGCAGCTCAAAAGACAAAGAACGACACAAAGAATCTTCGAAGGAAAAGTCTCGCGATAAGGAGAGGGACAGGGAGAAAGTTAGAGAATCCAAACCGATCCCCAGTGAAAACGTAGACGCAAAGCCGGTCGTTGCGGACTCTGAAAAGAAGCCGGAGAAGGAGCAGAAGCACAAGgacaaaacgaaagaaaaatcaAAAAGCAAGTCCAAGGACAGGTCATCGAAGGACACCTCGTCGAAAAGCAACACAGAATCAAAATCGAAAGACCCGGCCTCAAGGTCTTCCTCCTTAACGATTCCCTCACGCCGCCCTTCATCTCCTCCTGCGGATCCTCCTCCTAAAAAGCCGCGCCCTCCGTCACCTCCTCCCGAaagggagaagaaaaagaaggaatcAAGGTCATCGTCCCATCCACTTAAGGAGTCGCCAAAAAAACCACCACCCCTAATTCCACCCATCTCCGATCCGACTCCGGAACGCCGACTGTCTGAAGCCGACATGGACTTGTCCCTGACTCCATCTCCAAAGCCATTCCTCCCCTCATCCCCGCCGCTGAGTCGGGACGAAAGCCCGAGCCCTACGTTGCCGCCGGTACCTCCCTCCAGCTTGCTGAATCCCAAACAGGAAGTACACCCCGGTAAAGCCGAGCCCATAAGTCCCACACCGAAAGGACGCGGTCCCGTCCCGTCGCCCGGTCCGCCGCCGCCATCCAGTCCCGGAGCCGTCCCGGCCTCGACGGCGCGGGGTCCACTCAACGCGTTGATGATGGAGATGGAGCAGGAAGACCTGCTCTCTCCGCTTTCGAGTCCGTCGGCCTCCAGTCCAGAACACCATCAACGTACGTCGGCGGCAGCGCACGGCGTTACTCCGGACGAGAGTGTGCGACGAGTTGAGAACAATCTTGTTTCTCGGTCCGGGGAGCACATCAAAGAACTGAAGGAACTGAAATCGCGAATTCTGAATCTCAACGATCCGCACAGGCTGCAGGCAGTCGTCGATTTGGTCGAGGAGACGGGACTGTACAAAATGACGTCCGCGACGTTTGATTTTGACCTTTGTGCCCTGGACCCAATGACGTTGGACAAGCTGCAGGATTGTCTCAACGGGCGGTGA
- the LOC135389052 gene encoding protein AF-9-like isoform X4 produces MPYSDSIEVKLELGHRAVLRSKPTAEGFTHDWTVFVRGPEGCNIQHFVDKVVFLLHDSFPKPKRVLKEPPYQVSESGYAGFNMPIEVYFRTREDPKKVKFVYDLYLSLDGTPISNIRCEKLTFHNPPDDFCHKLLKAGGTESNRSGSSTSPAPPSTNASNSPKVKERQRSEGHKKPRLSTDMGKSPSVEPTPSPLPPPVPSPQPPTPSQPFTELFGTPIKRDQLVEKPSKNKDSKSSQKSKSSKSHGSSSAVLPKPPASSLPSKEHKSSSKDKERHKESSKEKSRDKERDREKVRESKPIPSENVDAKPVVADSEKKPEKEQKHKDKTKEKSKSKSKDRSSKDTSSKSNTESKSKDPASRSSSLTIPSRRPSSPPADPPPKKPRPPSPPPEREKKKKESRSSSHPLKESPKKPPPLIPPISDPTPERRLSEADMDLSLTPSPKPFLPSSPPLSRDESPSPTLPPVPPSSLLNPKQEVHPGKAEPISPTPKGRGPVPSPGPPPPSSPGAVPASTARGPLNALMMEMEQEDLLSPLSSPSASSPEHHQRTSAAAHGVTPDESVRRVENNLVSRSGEHIKELKELKSRILNLNDPHRLQAVVDLVEETGLYKMTSATFDFDLCALDPMTLDKLQDCLNGR; encoded by the exons ATGCCATACTCTGAT TCTATTGAAGTTAAATTGGAGCTGGGACACCGAGCTGTACTTCGAAGTAAGCCCACCGCCGAAGGTTTCACGCACGATTGGACAGTATTTGTCCGAGGTCCCGAAGGGTGTAACATCCAGCACTTTGTTGACAAGGTCGTCTTCCTCCTGCATGACAGCTTTCCCAAACCTAAACGAG TGCTCAAGGAACCACCGTATCAGGTCTCGGAAAGTGGCTATGCGGGTTTCAACATGCCCATCGAGGTGTACTTCAGGACGAGAGAGGACCCCAAGAAGGTCAAGTTTGTGTACGACCTCTACCTATCCCTCGACGGAACACCCATCTCAAACATCCGCTGCGAGAAGCTCACCTTTCATAACCCGCCCGACGACTTTTGTCACAAGTTGCTCAAAGCTGGAGGG ACGGAGTCCAACCGCAGTGGCTCCAGCACATCGCCCGCTCCTCCGTCTACAAACGCCTCTAATTCGCCGAAGGTGAAGGAGCGACAACGGAGCGAGGGCCACAAGAAGCCGCGCCTCTCAACC GATATGGGAAAGAGCCCTTCTGTAGAACCCACCCCTTCTCCTCTTCCTCCGCCTGTTCCCTCACCACAACCACCCACTCCTAGTCAGCCATTCACCGAGCTGTTTGGGACGCCAATCAAGAGGGACCAGCTTGTCGAAAAACCATCCAAGAACAAG GATTCCAAAAGCTCTCAGAAGTCAAAGTCCAGCAAGAGCCACGGCAGCAGTAGTGCCGTTCTCCCGAAGCCACCGGCGTCATCCTTACCATCAAAAGAACACAAGAGCAGCTCAAAAGACAAAGAACGACACAAAGAATCTTCGAAGGAAAAGTCTCGCGATAAGGAGAGGGACAGGGAGAAAGTTAGAGAATCCAAACCGATCCCCAGTGAAAACGTAGACGCAAAGCCGGTCGTTGCGGACTCTGAAAAGAAGCCGGAGAAGGAGCAGAAGCACAAGgacaaaacgaaagaaaaatcaAAAAGCAAGTCCAAGGACAGGTCATCGAAGGACACCTCGTCGAAAAGCAACACAGAATCAAAATCGAAAGACCCGGCCTCAAGGTCTTCCTCCTTAACGATTCCCTCACGCCGCCCTTCATCTCCTCCTGCGGATCCTCCTCCTAAAAAGCCGCGCCCTCCGTCACCTCCTCCCGAaagggagaagaaaaagaaggaatcAAGGTCATCGTCCCATCCACTTAAGGAGTCGCCAAAAAAACCACCACCCCTAATTCCACCCATCTCCGATCCGACTCCGGAACGCCGACTGTCTGAAGCCGACATGGACTTGTCCCTGACTCCATCTCCAAAGCCATTCCTCCCCTCATCCCCGCCGCTGAGTCGGGACGAAAGCCCGAGCCCTACGTTGCCGCCGGTACCTCCCTCCAGCTTGCTGAATCCCAAACAGGAAGTACACCCCGGTAAAGCCGAGCCCATAAGTCCCACACCGAAAGGACGCGGTCCCGTCCCGTCGCCCGGTCCGCCGCCGCCATCCAGTCCCGGAGCCGTCCCGGCCTCGACGGCGCGGGGTCCACTCAACGCGTTGATGATGGAGATGGAGCAGGAAGACCTGCTCTCTCCGCTTTCGAGTCCGTCGGCCTCCAGTCCAGAACACCATCAACGTACGTCGGCGGCAGCGCACGGCGTTACTCCGGACGAGAGTGTGCGACGAGTTGAGAACAATCTTGTTTCTCGGTCCGGGGAGCACATCAAAGAACTGAAGGAACTGAAATCGCGAATTCTGAATCTCAACGATCCGCACAGGCTGCAGGCAGTCGTCGATTTGGTCGAGGAGACGGGACTGTACAAAATGACGTCCGCGACGTTTGATTTTGACCTTTGTGCCCTGGACCCAATGACGTTGGACAAGCTGCAGGATTGTCTCAACGGGCGGTGA
- the LOC135389052 gene encoding protein AF-9-like isoform X2, which translates to MKTRKVAENKSIEVKLELGHRAVLRSKPTAEGFTHDWTVFVRGPEGCNIQHFVDKVVFLLHDSFPKPKRVLKEPPYQVSESGYAGFNMPIEVYFRTREDPKKVKFVYDLYLSLDGTPISNIRCEKLTFHNPPDDFCHKLLKAGGTESNRSGSSTSPAPPSTNASNSPKVKERQRSEGHKKPRLSTDMGKSPSVEPTPSPLPPPVPSPQPPTPSQPFTELFGTPIKRDQLVEKPSKNKDSKSSQKSKSSKSHGSSSAVLPKPPASSLPSKEHKSSSKDKERHKESSKEKSRDKERDREKVRESKPIPSENVDAKPVVADSEKKPEKEQKHKDKTKEKSKSKSKDRSSKDTSSKSNTESKSKDPASRSSSLTIPSRRPSSPPADPPPKKPRPPSPPPEREKKKKESRSSSHPLKESPKKPPPLIPPISDPTPERRLSEADMDLSLTPSPKPFLPSSPPLSRDESPSPTLPPVPPSSLLNPKQEVHPGKAEPISPTPKGRGPVPSPGPPPPSSPGAVPASTARGPLNALMMEMEQEDLLSPLSSPSASSPEHHQRTSAAAHGVTPDESVRRVENNLVSRSGEHIKELKELKSRILNLNDPHRLQAVVDLVEETGLYKMTSATFDFDLCALDPMTLDKLQDCLNGR; encoded by the exons ATGAAGACTCGGAAGGTGGCAGAAAACAAG TCTATTGAAGTTAAATTGGAGCTGGGACACCGAGCTGTACTTCGAAGTAAGCCCACCGCCGAAGGTTTCACGCACGATTGGACAGTATTTGTCCGAGGTCCCGAAGGGTGTAACATCCAGCACTTTGTTGACAAGGTCGTCTTCCTCCTGCATGACAGCTTTCCCAAACCTAAACGAG TGCTCAAGGAACCACCGTATCAGGTCTCGGAAAGTGGCTATGCGGGTTTCAACATGCCCATCGAGGTGTACTTCAGGACGAGAGAGGACCCCAAGAAGGTCAAGTTTGTGTACGACCTCTACCTATCCCTCGACGGAACACCCATCTCAAACATCCGCTGCGAGAAGCTCACCTTTCATAACCCGCCCGACGACTTTTGTCACAAGTTGCTCAAAGCTGGAGGG ACGGAGTCCAACCGCAGTGGCTCCAGCACATCGCCCGCTCCTCCGTCTACAAACGCCTCTAATTCGCCGAAGGTGAAGGAGCGACAACGGAGCGAGGGCCACAAGAAGCCGCGCCTCTCAACC GATATGGGAAAGAGCCCTTCTGTAGAACCCACCCCTTCTCCTCTTCCTCCGCCTGTTCCCTCACCACAACCACCCACTCCTAGTCAGCCATTCACCGAGCTGTTTGGGACGCCAATCAAGAGGGACCAGCTTGTCGAAAAACCATCCAAGAACAAG GATTCCAAAAGCTCTCAGAAGTCAAAGTCCAGCAAGAGCCACGGCAGCAGTAGTGCCGTTCTCCCGAAGCCACCGGCGTCATCCTTACCATCAAAAGAACACAAGAGCAGCTCAAAAGACAAAGAACGACACAAAGAATCTTCGAAGGAAAAGTCTCGCGATAAGGAGAGGGACAGGGAGAAAGTTAGAGAATCCAAACCGATCCCCAGTGAAAACGTAGACGCAAAGCCGGTCGTTGCGGACTCTGAAAAGAAGCCGGAGAAGGAGCAGAAGCACAAGgacaaaacgaaagaaaaatcaAAAAGCAAGTCCAAGGACAGGTCATCGAAGGACACCTCGTCGAAAAGCAACACAGAATCAAAATCGAAAGACCCGGCCTCAAGGTCTTCCTCCTTAACGATTCCCTCACGCCGCCCTTCATCTCCTCCTGCGGATCCTCCTCCTAAAAAGCCGCGCCCTCCGTCACCTCCTCCCGAaagggagaagaaaaagaaggaatcAAGGTCATCGTCCCATCCACTTAAGGAGTCGCCAAAAAAACCACCACCCCTAATTCCACCCATCTCCGATCCGACTCCGGAACGCCGACTGTCTGAAGCCGACATGGACTTGTCCCTGACTCCATCTCCAAAGCCATTCCTCCCCTCATCCCCGCCGCTGAGTCGGGACGAAAGCCCGAGCCCTACGTTGCCGCCGGTACCTCCCTCCAGCTTGCTGAATCCCAAACAGGAAGTACACCCCGGTAAAGCCGAGCCCATAAGTCCCACACCGAAAGGACGCGGTCCCGTCCCGTCGCCCGGTCCGCCGCCGCCATCCAGTCCCGGAGCCGTCCCGGCCTCGACGGCGCGGGGTCCACTCAACGCGTTGATGATGGAGATGGAGCAGGAAGACCTGCTCTCTCCGCTTTCGAGTCCGTCGGCCTCCAGTCCAGAACACCATCAACGTACGTCGGCGGCAGCGCACGGCGTTACTCCGGACGAGAGTGTGCGACGAGTTGAGAACAATCTTGTTTCTCGGTCCGGGGAGCACATCAAAGAACTGAAGGAACTGAAATCGCGAATTCTGAATCTCAACGATCCGCACAGGCTGCAGGCAGTCGTCGATTTGGTCGAGGAGACGGGACTGTACAAAATGACGTCCGCGACGTTTGATTTTGACCTTTGTGCCCTGGACCCAATGACGTTGGACAAGCTGCAGGATTGTCTCAACGGGCGGTGA
- the LOC135389052 gene encoding protein AF-9-like isoform X1 yields the protein MAQSSLLKRELARKGRSSKSIEVKLELGHRAVLRSKPTAEGFTHDWTVFVRGPEGCNIQHFVDKVVFLLHDSFPKPKRVLKEPPYQVSESGYAGFNMPIEVYFRTREDPKKVKFVYDLYLSLDGTPISNIRCEKLTFHNPPDDFCHKLLKAGGTESNRSGSSTSPAPPSTNASNSPKVKERQRSEGHKKPRLSTDMGKSPSVEPTPSPLPPPVPSPQPPTPSQPFTELFGTPIKRDQLVEKPSKNKDSKSSQKSKSSKSHGSSSAVLPKPPASSLPSKEHKSSSKDKERHKESSKEKSRDKERDREKVRESKPIPSENVDAKPVVADSEKKPEKEQKHKDKTKEKSKSKSKDRSSKDTSSKSNTESKSKDPASRSSSLTIPSRRPSSPPADPPPKKPRPPSPPPEREKKKKESRSSSHPLKESPKKPPPLIPPISDPTPERRLSEADMDLSLTPSPKPFLPSSPPLSRDESPSPTLPPVPPSSLLNPKQEVHPGKAEPISPTPKGRGPVPSPGPPPPSSPGAVPASTARGPLNALMMEMEQEDLLSPLSSPSASSPEHHQRTSAAAHGVTPDESVRRVENNLVSRSGEHIKELKELKSRILNLNDPHRLQAVVDLVEETGLYKMTSATFDFDLCALDPMTLDKLQDCLNGR from the exons ATGGCTCAGAGTAGTCTTCTCAAACGTGAACTGGCGCGCAAAGGTCGCAGCTCCAAA TCTATTGAAGTTAAATTGGAGCTGGGACACCGAGCTGTACTTCGAAGTAAGCCCACCGCCGAAGGTTTCACGCACGATTGGACAGTATTTGTCCGAGGTCCCGAAGGGTGTAACATCCAGCACTTTGTTGACAAGGTCGTCTTCCTCCTGCATGACAGCTTTCCCAAACCTAAACGAG TGCTCAAGGAACCACCGTATCAGGTCTCGGAAAGTGGCTATGCGGGTTTCAACATGCCCATCGAGGTGTACTTCAGGACGAGAGAGGACCCCAAGAAGGTCAAGTTTGTGTACGACCTCTACCTATCCCTCGACGGAACACCCATCTCAAACATCCGCTGCGAGAAGCTCACCTTTCATAACCCGCCCGACGACTTTTGTCACAAGTTGCTCAAAGCTGGAGGG ACGGAGTCCAACCGCAGTGGCTCCAGCACATCGCCCGCTCCTCCGTCTACAAACGCCTCTAATTCGCCGAAGGTGAAGGAGCGACAACGGAGCGAGGGCCACAAGAAGCCGCGCCTCTCAACC GATATGGGAAAGAGCCCTTCTGTAGAACCCACCCCTTCTCCTCTTCCTCCGCCTGTTCCCTCACCACAACCACCCACTCCTAGTCAGCCATTCACCGAGCTGTTTGGGACGCCAATCAAGAGGGACCAGCTTGTCGAAAAACCATCCAAGAACAAG GATTCCAAAAGCTCTCAGAAGTCAAAGTCCAGCAAGAGCCACGGCAGCAGTAGTGCCGTTCTCCCGAAGCCACCGGCGTCATCCTTACCATCAAAAGAACACAAGAGCAGCTCAAAAGACAAAGAACGACACAAAGAATCTTCGAAGGAAAAGTCTCGCGATAAGGAGAGGGACAGGGAGAAAGTTAGAGAATCCAAACCGATCCCCAGTGAAAACGTAGACGCAAAGCCGGTCGTTGCGGACTCTGAAAAGAAGCCGGAGAAGGAGCAGAAGCACAAGgacaaaacgaaagaaaaatcaAAAAGCAAGTCCAAGGACAGGTCATCGAAGGACACCTCGTCGAAAAGCAACACAGAATCAAAATCGAAAGACCCGGCCTCAAGGTCTTCCTCCTTAACGATTCCCTCACGCCGCCCTTCATCTCCTCCTGCGGATCCTCCTCCTAAAAAGCCGCGCCCTCCGTCACCTCCTCCCGAaagggagaagaaaaagaaggaatcAAGGTCATCGTCCCATCCACTTAAGGAGTCGCCAAAAAAACCACCACCCCTAATTCCACCCATCTCCGATCCGACTCCGGAACGCCGACTGTCTGAAGCCGACATGGACTTGTCCCTGACTCCATCTCCAAAGCCATTCCTCCCCTCATCCCCGCCGCTGAGTCGGGACGAAAGCCCGAGCCCTACGTTGCCGCCGGTACCTCCCTCCAGCTTGCTGAATCCCAAACAGGAAGTACACCCCGGTAAAGCCGAGCCCATAAGTCCCACACCGAAAGGACGCGGTCCCGTCCCGTCGCCCGGTCCGCCGCCGCCATCCAGTCCCGGAGCCGTCCCGGCCTCGACGGCGCGGGGTCCACTCAACGCGTTGATGATGGAGATGGAGCAGGAAGACCTGCTCTCTCCGCTTTCGAGTCCGTCGGCCTCCAGTCCAGAACACCATCAACGTACGTCGGCGGCAGCGCACGGCGTTACTCCGGACGAGAGTGTGCGACGAGTTGAGAACAATCTTGTTTCTCGGTCCGGGGAGCACATCAAAGAACTGAAGGAACTGAAATCGCGAATTCTGAATCTCAACGATCCGCACAGGCTGCAGGCAGTCGTCGATTTGGTCGAGGAGACGGGACTGTACAAAATGACGTCCGCGACGTTTGATTTTGACCTTTGTGCCCTGGACCCAATGACGTTGGACAAGCTGCAGGATTGTCTCAACGGGCGGTGA
- the LOC135387596 gene encoding neprilysin-2-like codes for MNNSTSQSQEVNTIRSQIEEWSTAVIISVCIVILMFGGILVLYPMLQPRHSKPILNPTFFLRKHCNTTACIHIADILNHTMNSSVDPCVDFYNYTCGNVPEGPYNLRTRLLREGALQELLSQANNASTSSALGKMFMLYDSCTKGRSRDDREALRAFLRKHGLMLGGGNTVFTDPVETMFAIAGKIQDGILIHLGFDINSRIIKRSSRNPWFHPFRLEVSPSYKAGSKMRSSVRSIVTDVLLLIWETSANASFLATADELSTTMKEVRIQFERAYRTQKDWTPVQMKLGEVATVHNFLKTEYLVKYIARDNTTEDVRLTFDGQGFFKFIDGLLETIQLRRLSNFLAWELGRQLFYVFDAPVPQELHSSCYLAVEMLMGPGAAFSSKIFDEVTTAAKERGDQILNLIKLQVSTTIDKLPGRNETEKAYMDVQARRLERTKRRILFPYALESKADYDSSLGYVNVSPNSSFVDNLISIAEATWLNTRARARRQWLEWTGIDSAVTYRPGEVLLIPATYLLPPLFVPAEHREINFGTFGWAVTEEIWNAFRTEEPGPHTRQYLAKSFSENTRCLRHDSADMAHVFYATAMAMVVKAFEFNTTAVQDQAWKATLQLLFLSACLGDCGAERRANDGVARRCNIATMNMNEFAWAFECPDEDSPGEGAFCDF; via the exons ATGAACAACTCTACATCGCAAAGTCAGGAA GTTAATACCATTCGCAGCCAAATCGAGGAGTGGTCCACAGCCGTCATCATTAGCGTCTGCATCGTAATACTGATGTTCGGTGGCATCCTTGTTCTCTACCCAATGCTCCAGCCACGTCACAGCAAACCCATTCTGAACCCGACGTTTTTCCTGCGGAAGCACTGCAACACGACAGCGTGCATCCACATCGCAGACATCCTGAACCATACCATGAACAGCAGCGTCGACCCGTGCGTTGACTTCTACAACTATACTTGCGGTAATGTACCCGAAGGGCCTTATAATCTGAGGACGAGGCTGTTACGGGAAGGTGCACTCCAGGAACTATTGTCTCAAGCCAATAACGCATCCACTAGTTCAGCACTTGGCAAGATGTTCATGCTCTACGATTCCTGCACCAAGGGAAGATCTCGAGATGACCGGGAGGCCTTGAGAGCGTTCCTCCGTAAACATGGGCTGATGCTCGGGGGTGGAAATACCGTCTTCACGGACCCCGTAGAGACGATGTTTGCTATTGCGGGAAAGATACAGGACGGGATTTTGATTCACCTAGGCTTTGACATCAACTCGCGCATTATAAAACGGTCGTCTCGCAACCCATGGTTTCACCCGTTCCGTCTAGAAGTGAGTCCCAGTTATAAAGCGGGATCCAAGATGAGAAGTTCCGTTCGCAGCATCGTTACCGACGTCCTGCTTCTGATATGGGAGACATCAGCGAACGCGAGCTTCCTTGCCACAGCTGACGAACTCAGCACGACTATGAAAGAAGTTCGCATACAGTTTGAACGAGCATATAGAACTCAAAAAGATTGGACACCGGTGCAAATGAAGCTCGGAGAAGTGGCAACTGTTCACAATTTTCTTAAGACGGAGTACCTCGTTAAGTACATCGCGCGTGATAACACCACTGAAGACGTGCGACTTACATTCGATGGGCAAGGTTTCTTCAAATTCATAGACGGACTTCTCGAAACTATTCAACTAAGGCGGCTGTCGAATTTCCTGGCTTGGGAACTTGGACGTCAACTTTTCTACGTATTCGATGCTCCCGTCCCGCAAGAACTGCATTCTTCCTGTTACCTGGCGGTTGAAATGCTCATGGGTCCAGGAGCTGCGTTCAGTTCGAAGATATTCGACGAGGTTACAACAGCCGCTAAAGAACGCGGTGATCAGATACTAAATCTAATAAAGCTACAAGTTTCGACAACTATTGATAAGTTACCAGGCAGAAACGAGACAGAAAAGGCCTACATGGATGTTCAGGCTCGAAGGCTCGAAAGGACGAAACGCagaatactttttccgtacgcTCTGGAGAGCAAAGCTGATTATGATAGTAGTTTGGGTTACGTGAACGTCTCACCGAACAGCAGCTTCGTGGATAACTTGATCAGCATCGCTGAAGCAACTTGGCTGAATACGAGAGCGCGTGCCCGTCGTCAGTGGTTAGAGTGGACGGGAATTGACAGTGCGGTTACGTATCGCCCCGGAGAAGTCCTGCTCATTCCAGCGACGTATCTTTTACCCCCTTTGTTCGTTCCTGCAGAGCATCGAGAAATAAACTTCGGTACCTTTGGATGGGCAGTCACCGAAGAAATTTGGAATGCCTTTCGCACCGAAGAACCAGGGCCACACACTAGGCAGTATTTGGCCAAGTCCTTTTCGGAGAACACGAGGTGCTTGCGCCACGATTCAGCAGATATGGCCCACGTTTTCTACGCTACAGCCATGGCTATGGTGGTGAAAGCCTTCGAGTTCAACacaacagctgtccaggaccaGGCCTGGAAAGCGACATTACAGTTGCTCTTTCTGTCAGCATGTCTCGGAGACTGTGGAGCAGAAAGGAGGGCGAATGACGGGGTCGCGCGAAGATGTAATATTGCTACGATGAATATGAACGAATTCGCCTGGGCGTTCGAGTGTCCCGATGAAGACTCACCAGGGGAAGGAGCCTTCTGCGACTTTTAG